TTTAATAATGTAATATGATCGTATATTCTTTACAAGAGATAATTAAAATAGAAACCAGGTGGTTacgggaaaaaaaataatcttgcacAATATTATGGTAAAAATATACAATACACTAAAATTTAAAacttatcaaataaataaaaaaaataatgcggATAAAATTGCACGGAAAACCTACACCTAaccaaaaaaaaagggagaaaaacaacttaaCAAAAAAAACAACACATTACGTACAAAATACTTAAACACAAAATAGGTAaacaaattccaataaaaaaaaaaaaaactaccatatcTTCTCCCTTTCAAGGCTCCATTCAGGAGTCACGGGAAGGGTTAAGAGGGAAGAGGTCCCCCACCAACTCGAATATTTAACGGGATAAAAGCCACTAtagaaatttaatttgaatatctgGTTTAGCTATCTTTTGCTTattatgtaataaaaactgtttttCACTTTCTGTAGTTATTTACGTTTACAGAAGCTCTGAAAAAATATGTGAAACTATATGTAAATAGAATTTCATCTAATCTAtcataaaagggaaaaataaacaaCTATTATTTAAAAtactataatattgtatataccctttttattgtttatattcaaAGAAATAATATTGATGTAAGAATAATCATTGTACTGCTATTGATTCACACATACTTGTACACTGTAAAggtgttttctttttttgtaaatctcGCTCTACCCGTCCCTGTTAATAAAACCTATTTAAGCCTAtctattcatgaattattttgtttaataTCTGGGACATTCTTGTCCAGACCTTTTGTATATAAAACAGCTACTTGTTAAAATaaggtcagttgcattcaccttacctctcagttatcaccttacGGTTCACATGAAATATTGGTAACCACCTGAGCGAGTAGCTCCCTCCCACatttcccctcactgctgtgcaCTACTTAATATAATCCTGCCTACCCCACTTCACTTTTCGACACAtgctgcctcaatgaaactgccgcccttcaCCAATGGAGAGGCGCTCGCCTAGTTCCAACATACCGATTGtcaatatttttcccatgaaggacctgataaccaagtcgacacccttatggacagccagaaCACTGCATTCAAGACTGCCATCAATGCCTCAACTCCTGATGAAGAATACAACTactcaacatcgaccaaagctaacatgaatgctgtaggacacagacGCTCAACCCATGAATGGGTAGAGTGGCGACAAAGACCCCCACCAACACCACTAGCTCATGCCCTAACCAATGATGACCTctgcagccacttactgatgcaGGTAAGCTTCTACCACTCCACATTCACGGTTGCTTCAAAGAAATGTGGGAATGGTTATCAgtagccaaaaaatgtgtaagtaggccatcgcttgtgatgGTGACCCCCAAGGTCAATAATttgtttctttttacatgatacaagtacaggcatgcgatttttggttgaCACAGGGGCTTGCTGTTCTCATCTACTAAGGCCACTCTCCAAGACATGACGAGGTCTGTCTATGTCTTCCAACATTTGGCTGGTGGCAGCCAGGAGATCTGCGTACCACACGcatggttacgaaaacctcacaatATCTTGTGGAAGAGCCAGATATCATAAGAAGTTACATGTTGCTGATATCACACTGCTAATTCTGGTGGATGTCGATCACCATGGGTAAATCAATGCAGACTCTTATTCGCTGAAACCTTTTCAACCTGCCCCTCCGTCATAGATCTCAATTTCAGCACACCTACGAATGCCTACGttcacctcctcatgtcgtaccctcAAGTCTTCAGTCCTGAACTTAACCAAAAGCTCACGGTTCTCGtcaaacactgtatttatcaccaaatCAACACGAGGGGGTCCGCAGAGTTACACAAAAGTTACACGTCTGACCCCCATCGTTTGGCAGCCGCTGAAAGAAACGTTCTCAAAATTATAAGAAATGgctctttgccaaaaggcctaaagCTTATGGTCATCTCCCTTTCACATATAACTCAAGAGAGCTGGCTCCCTGCACCCTTGTGGGGATTAAAGgcccctgaacatgcagacagagcccaatcactaccccctcccaaacatcgcagaCGCGACCTCCTACTTGCAGAAGAaaaaaaggttttctccacgctcaatcTCCTGAAGCTGTATTATCAGGTACTAATGAACActgaagacatcccaaagactgacATCACCATCCCCTTCACTACATACATCAATTACTTCTGtcttggcctttgtaatgctgaggccacttttgaACATCACAtgcatggcatcttagggaacctcctcTTCCGTGTATGTTGCATGGACAACATGCTTGTCTTCTCTTCTGCCAAACAAAAACACTGCCGTCACCTACGCCTCATGGTTGACCATCAGCAACAGAACTCTTGGGCATGaaaaactattatcaccatttcttaCCTGCCATTGACACTACACTTATCCCTTCTACACCTTTCTCAAGGACAGGCCAAAGATAATtaagtggtgtccccttcaagaagtggccttctgtaaCGCAAAGGATGCCTTATCAACCTTTGCTGCTCTCCCTTTTCCTGTGCTACAAGCTCttctccttctttccaccgatgctagcgacatCACTACTGATGCTGTACTCTAGCAGGTGGTTAATGGCTTGCCcccctttggccttcttcagtgGAAAACTGACTGGCTACTCTTACCTTCAACCACAAATTGCTgtcagtgcatttggctgtccgtccctTTCACCATTCCTAAGAAAGTTTGCCCTTCGTCAGTCGCAAAGATCACATGCCTCTGGGTAACGCATTTACTCAACAGTCCATCGGCAGGTCCATCTGTCAATAAGGAATTctatccgccgtggctgaataaaattgcacccttcaatgtGTCACTTAGAAAATGAATCTTTTTGCCGACACCCTGTCCAGAAACACACTGGCCAGTTTACTCATTGGATTAGATTTTAACTCCTTAGTAGAACCCCAACGCAAAGATCCAGAAtactaagcatgtaggacatcctgcacatcccctcAACGACTTCAACTCcaactcctctgtgatgtcagtactggtagaccaaaaCAATGGATATCTACTGCCATCTGATAGGTCTTTGATTTAATTTCTGGCCtttaacatcccccccccccctcctatctactgcaaagctactgaagacgaagttaatttggcatggcattactaagtatGCTAAAGATTGAGTCCGTGCCTGTACttaatgccaaacttcaaaagcacATCGATACTTCccctcaacctcagcattgttttgcTCACATACACGTAGTAGGTTCCCTACTATCATCGCAAGGATATCATTACCAGTTTACAGTTaatgactgctccactcgttggtctgaagtcATTCCCAGGAAACTGCAACATTCgccgcatgtacatctgccttattctcaggatggatagcgagattcagtatccctgagcatattatttatGAGAGCGGTACCACCTTCAACTCTCAATTGTGGTACATCTTTAGCTAATTCCCTGGGTATCACCTCACACTGCCAACAGAATGGTCGAACATTTTTattgcatcctcaaagcagctttcatatCCCAATACAATGGCTCCAACTAGTTTACTCTGCTTTCCTGGGTTCTCCTTGGACTAAGAACCACCTAGAGAAGCACTGGATGTCTTTACAGGTAAAATCGTGTATGGCAAATGGTTGGAAATTCTttccaattttttccttctacaacctcttccgataATCTCCAGTACCTCTGTCAGGTTGCAGGATTACTTACTCCTTGCCACCAAACTAACAAGCCCACAGCGAAGTAatacatactgacagatctgcactcaacAACGAACGTTTTCCCGTGCAACGACAACAACAAGCCTCCATTAACGTCCTCTTACACAGGtcctttcctcgtgatctgtcaTACACCGACAGCTTACTTAATTACCATTCGTAGCAGAGaaaactaggtctccattgatcaacTAAAACCTACATATCTCCTCCTGGATGACCTCCCTATCGTACACGTAATTAGAGTAGGGCaacctatttcacatatatgttaATTTTAGGGGGAGGGGGGATCACAAATTCTTGTCtggaacctgttgtatataaacccCCTATCTCTTAATGTAAAGTAAGTCGTATTCACCTGGGCTCTCGGTCATCTCCTTACAATCACATCATAATTTGAGGTGGTTGTAATATTAGACCAAACTATACTCTTTCATGTAAAAAAATTGTGTAACCAGTCATTTAATTTACTTTCCTTAAATAATCTCGTAGTCAAttttaaaataaacacaaaaaattcTATCGTTAATATTCACTTACTTTTCACGAGCATTGaatatttatcaaaagaaaagTATCTCATTTGAATAAAGAGCATATCTTGTAATCACCTAGAAAATTTATACACAATAGGCATTTGCTTCATTACTTCAACcaagtttgattttttattttgtgtatgtttagAAGAATTTTCCTTCCATTACAATAATAACGAGTTACTCAGCTTTAAAATGATACATGACGAATTTTGCAATGTAAAAATTAGTGTCCATAAACactgaaataaaatcattattttacgTAGTCTCAAATTGAATAACGAGAAATATTTCTatacttttcatttgtttttttaggcATACGTGATTCGTGAATATTAAGTAAAATGTATAACAGTGAAAGGTAAATGTGGTCGTCTGAATTAGGAAATCAAATTCAAAGTCTTAGATTCTTGccctttttataaataaattagaaGAATGTTCAGCAATTATAACATATAGATTAATATCTTGCCGAAAACATGATACTAAAGTTATCAGTCTACTATAAACACACAAAGTTAGagctcttacaaaaaaaaaaaaaaaaaaaaaaaaataagtctttccGCTTTCGATTTTTCGCTACATGAAAAGCGCTTGGTGGTCAAAGGGAAAAAGTTTATGCGAGTGGTTGGTGTTCAAAGGGTTAAGAAGTTaaataaactatttcaataaattgcgatgacaaagagagagagagagagagagagagagagagagagagagagagagagagagaatgtaaatgttTCATAGTTCATAAGATATCtttctatatttcttaatattcgaataaataataatgatagttatgtacatgcatacatataccaaggcacttccgccaattttagcgggtagccgacatcaaacaaatgaaacaaaaaaaatgggacctctcccctctacgttcctcctagcctgacaagtaactcaaccaagttcggctggtactgctagggtgccacagtccaatcTCTCCCGTTATcaatcacagatgaagcttcctaacactgaatcccctactgctgctgactccacggtcatccaaggcatcaaaagaagcagcagggcctatcggaacagcgtcacaatagctcgcaatccattcctatttctagcactctctcttgcctctctcacatctatcctcctatcacccatagcttccttcactccatccatccactcaaaccttggccttcctattgtacttctcccatcaactctggcattcatcaccttctttagtagagagctattttcccttttctcaacatggccaaaccacctcaacacattcatatccactctagctgctaactcatttcttacgcccgttctcaccctcactacttcgttcctaaccctatctactcgtcatactctagccatactccttagacacttcctctcgaacatattcaatttctttctctctgtcactttcattccccacaactccgatccatacatcacagttgatacaatcactttccatacagaactctctttacattcatccccaagaccggaggaagcagcaaggcctatcggaactgcatcacaatggctcgccattcattcccatttctagcactctctctagcctctctcatatctatcctcctttcaccaagagcttccttcactccatccatccacccaaaccttggccatcctcttgtacttttcacattaactcttgcattcatcaccttctttagtagagaggcattttccattctctcaacatggccaaaccacctcaacacattcatatccactctagctgctaactcatttcttacaccccttctaaccctcactacttcgttcctaatcctatctacacGCGATaaactagccatactccttagacacttcatctcaaacacattcaatttctgtctctctgtcactttcattccccacaacctcgatccatacatcacagttggtacaatcactttctcatacagaactctctttacattcatgcccaacatcGGAGGAAGTAACAGGGATATCCAAACTGCGTCACaatggctcgccattcattcctatttctagcactctctcttccctctctcatatctatcttcctatcacccagagcttctttcactccatccatccactcaaaccttggccttcctattgtaatTTTCCAAtaaatcttgcattcatcatctactttagtagagagccattttccattctcttaacatggccaaaccacctcaacacattcatatcaactctagctgctaattcatttcttacacgcgttctcaccctcactacttcgttcctaaccctatctactcgagatacactagccatactcatTAGACCCTTCATCTcatacacatttaatttctgtctcactgtcactttcattccacacaactccgatccatacatcacagttggtacaatcattttcttatatagaactctctttacattcatccccaaccctctatttttcactaatcCCTTAACTGacaccaacactttgcatccttcattcactctctgacgtacaccagttcaccatttgctgcaacaacagacctcaggttcttaaactgatccaccttaaGTAAGATATGTAGTAACTATGTTTTTTAATGTACCGCCaaattaaatatatactgtatatatatatatatatatatatatatatatatgtatgtatgtatgtatatatatgtatatatgataaattttgcacatttagacgtgtttttcatattcaaataagccatatatatttttgatacattaatgtctggattctcttaacgacctcgggatcagagccccaggcgaaatcacacaaagacaagagcttgggtccggccgggaatcgaaccctggtcggcaagcttgtatagacagtgactaagccacttggccaagtggcttagtcactgtctatacaagcttgccgaccagggttcgattcccggccggacccaagctcttgtctttgtgtgatttcgcctggggctctgatcccgaggtcattaagagaatccagacattaatgtatcaaaaatatatatggcttatttgaatatatatatatatatatatatgtgtgtgtatatatatatatatatatatgtgtgtgtgtatatatatatatatatatatatttatttatttaaatatatatatatatatatatatatggatatagatatagacataaatataattatagatatagatatcgatacagataaagatatatatatatatatatatatatatatatttatgggctcaggccatgtcgtcctgatggaagttcctgaagggtagcttcctagggtatatttgactacagtgatattccagagaattttaccttaaggtatccagaattctaactcctggagcgaatatccctaaataaatctaacagggatatcgcataatatcagaggacgtattcttgacacatcacatagctatcttcaccccgaacagtattaacgcttcgaggggttacggtgacaagaatctgaaacgagaatgaaaagagagccgctcatagggcatctctcctattccgtttccagtgtgtatctgatgaaggcgggtagcgccctctttattccttttcgtgtagctctactactcggtgttttccctgtgttctctcgttattttggatataattcaacattatgataccTTCTccggcatcttctgcctctggaaagttgagtattgtctttactttgtataaatgtaagctcatgttgttttgaattaaatcaaaagtgttattaatgtaaacaagatctgttgcctaccggagggcatcctggatgctgtcgctcgctatttatgggtcatttagttagctagagcgacgttcccggttttttatgctttaataatctagctatttagctcctccacgaatgcttatatgatgccgttagtttagttcggtgatttaggtaaccgatcttgcccttcgcgaggcttagtaccATAGGCGTCTGGCCcttgtactttcatgcatgatataagttttttctgagtgttatgttattgaagctatagccaaatattttatacatgtaagatattgttgaattttctttccaagattgtatacgagagagttttggtgatttaggtaatggaTTCTCACCGCacttaggctagtagcctatggtactatAGTATACTCTCGCacttccccgattgttcttttctcctctggagactaagttcaatccctctctcccaaTGAGTAAgctttaggcttaatcctagcagttctatctcaataatattcaggtataactatactaggataagtctgtcctgacctgataaccagagtgactggttttttgggttggggcagaacatcagagtttctagtctgtggtctgcttcttcctagcatagagattGAGTTTCCTTTGTTAGGTTaggtgcggacacaggaagctttgcttccctagtccacgtctgaaggattctgtacgaaatgattccttcctctagtggtctagcagactgtcctgtgttgtttttctcgggctggagaatgagttttctcctttgcctgacgaaataacttcacctaattttgttctggttgggaggaggatagaaagtattgccagtcttcctccctaatagacaactctaggttaggatgagcttccctaactgctgagtgtgtctcttgctagaacgaagtttacaggaccatTACCcatcaccatcatcctcatcattatcatcatcatcactataatcattattattgttattgttattgttgttaccattatcatccaagctacaacctaacTGGGAAGGGatacaagtaagaaaaataaataatgggaggatataaagataaaatacaaaaataacaagaaagcAAATGGTaattgtatcattaaagaaatgttatgtacaaattaataatattaaaaatagagaGCATTGCTATCTGCTACCAAAAATAATAAAATGGctattgcaaaagagagagagagagagagagagagagagagagagagagagagagagaaaaaaaaacatttcggcTGTGGCCTACAGAGGAGATAATCTTCTTATAGGttttcgattcccaaaggagattactacaagactttagtgaggtgagaaggtgaACAACGAAGTCGATAAAATGGCAacgtttgtttttgttttagttacTGTACATCTCGATGTTATAAGTAAATTTGACGGTTTGTTTCTATGATCCGTTTATCTTCCATGCTCAATCATACATTTACAccagcgtcatatatatatatatatatatattgttatatatatgtgtatatatatatatatatatatattgttttatacatatatatatatatatatatgtatatatatatatatatatatatattgttttatatatatatatatatatatatatattgttttatatatatatatatgtatgtatatatatatatatatatatatgtttatatactcaaCTAACACCAATTGGTTATCTTCCAGACCTAGCTTTCCAAACATACGGGATTTACATCTATCCACTTTCaaccatttattcatttattactcAGGAACATTGGTCTAATTCACTCTCCACGCACAGTAGAATTCACCAAGCTGACCCCTTTTACTATGAAGTTTCCCGAAAATCCTGGCA
The nucleotide sequence above comes from Palaemon carinicauda isolate YSFRI2023 chromosome 2, ASM3689809v2, whole genome shotgun sequence. Encoded proteins:
- the LOC137617751 gene encoding uncharacterized protein; its protein translation is MDSQNTAFKTAINASTPDEEYNYSTSTKANMNAVGHRRSTHEWVEWRQRPPPTPLAHALTNDDLCSHLLMQVSFYHSTFTVASKKYLNFSTPTNAYVHLLMSYPQVFSPELNQKLTVLVKHCIYHQINTRGSAELHKSYTSDPHRLAAAERNVLKIIRNGSLPKGLKLMVISLSHITQESWLPAPLWGLKAPEHADRAQSLPPPKHRRRDLLLAEEKKVFSTLNLLKLYYQVLMNTEDIPKTDITIPFTTYINYFCLGLCNAEATFEHHMHGILGNLLFRVCCMDNMLVFSSAKQKHCRHLRLMVDHQQQNSWA